One Pecten maximus chromosome 16, xPecMax1.1, whole genome shotgun sequence DNA window includes the following coding sequences:
- the LOC117344738 gene encoding uncharacterized protein LOC117344738 — translation MPFGLTTAPLVFTKLLQVVVGYLHSRGVDIHIYFDDSLMLHIDPVSLRCSTRSVLTTLLRLGFIPSREKSEVLPSQDFIFLGNRFLTDRGLVLPPQSKFQKAKELVILLNSLDYIQVRWFLRLLGFLNSLSDVVPLGRLHIRPLQMFLLSKWKPASLEWDARIPLEASVKASAMWWALEANVLKGVSLQRASPTVILYTDASMTGWGAYLNGQCRSGVWQGAQLQEHINALEMRAVLLAIQSLQPLLQDQSICLATDNATVVAYLENQGGTKSHKLCALTIRILLLCQDMGLSLSVRHLPGHLNVLADTLSRSWSPVITEWTLNRSIFRAICMVWETPLVDLFATALNFQIQTFVSPVPDPLAWEVDALSLSWEGLLAYAFPPFNLLGRVLHKVRNHDCSVLLIAPLWPRQPWFPALLDLLVDLPLAIPARWNLLSQPKSRQFHPNPEHLHLHAWRLSRSVSCRQAFLQKLPMASQDLFDLPHLPSMSPDGQSSAVGVSAGRLIHSVPLFS, via the coding sequence ATGCCCTTCGGTCTGACCACCGCCCCTTTGGTGTTCACCAAGCTACTTCAGGTGGTTGTGGGCTATTTACACAGTCGCGGAGTAGATATCCATATTTATTTCGACGACTCCCTGATGCTGCATATAGACCCAGTCTCTCTGCGTTGCAGCACCAGGTCGGTCTTGACAACTCTTCTACGCCTAGGTTTTATCCCTTCACGGGAGAAATCCGAGGTTCTTCCATCCCAGGACTTCATTTTCCTGGGAAACCGTTTCCTTACGGATCGGGGCCTCGTTCTTCCTCCTCAGTCCAAGTTCCAGAAAGCCAAGGAGTTGGTTATTCTGCTCAACAGTCTGGACTATATTCAGGTCAGGTGGTTTCTGAGGCTTCTCGGATTCCTCAATTCCCTTTCGGATGTCGTACCCCTGGGTCGGCTCCATATTCGCCCTCTTCAGATGTTTCTTCTTTCCAAATGGAAACCTGCATCCCTCGAGTGGGATGCTCGGATTCCATTGGAAGCTTCCGTCAAGGCCTCGGCCATGTGGTGGGCTTTGGAGGCCAATGTTTTGAAGGGCGTCTCTCTTCAGAGAGCGTCCCCTACAGTAATTTTGTATACGGACGCATCTATGACGGGTTGGGGTGCCTACCTCAACGGTCAGTGTCGTTCAGGGGTCTGGCAGGGGGCTCAACTCCAGGAACACATCAATGCGCTGGAGATGAGAGCAGTTCTGCTAGCCATTCAGTCCCTACAGCCTCTGCTGCAGGATCAGTCCATTTGTCTGGCTACAGACAATGCTACAGTGGTAGCTTATTTGGAGAATCAGGGGGGTACAAAGTCTCACAAGCTATGTGCCCTCACTATCAGGATTCTTCTTCTTTGTCAGGATATGGGTCTGTCCCTCTCAGTGAGGCATCTTCCAGGGCACCTGAATGTTTTAGCAGACACGCTATCCAGATCATGGAGTCCAGTTATCACAGAATGGACCCTGAACAGGTCTATATTCAGGGCCATCTGCATGGTTTGGGAGACTCCTCTTGTAGATCTGTTTGCCACAGCTCTGAATTTCCAGATTCAGACGTTCGTGTCTCCAGTTCCGGATCCTTTGGCTTGGGAAGTAGATGCTCTATCCCTGAGCTGGGAGGGTCTTCTGGCATATGCCTTCCCTCCATTCAACCTCCTGGGCAGGGTACTTCACAAGGTCAGGAATCACGATTGCTCGGTTCTCCTGATAGCACCTCTGTGGCCCAGACAGCCTTGGTTTCCGGCTCTTCTGGATTTGCTGGTAGATCTCCCCTTGGCCATTCCGGCCAGGTGGAATCTCCTCAGCCAGCCCAAATCCAGACAGTTTCACCCCAATCCGGAACACCTACACCTTCACGCGTGGAGGCTATCTCGGTCTGTCTCTTGCAGGCAGGCTTTTCTGCAGAAGTTACCGATGGCATCACAAGATCTATTCGATCTTCCTCATCTGCCATCTATGAGTCCAGATGGTCAGTCTTCTGCAGTTGGTGTATCAGCAGGAAGATTGATCCACTCGGTGCCTCTATTCAGTTAA